The genome window ACTTGTTCCTGTTATACTTAATTTAATCGGAATTTTTTCATAAAATGCTTCTTTTTGTGGTACTCCATAATCAGGTGGAGAAATATTTGTTACCCCTGAATCAATAACTAATTTTATAAGGTCTTTAATTACTTCAAATTGTAATGTATAAATAGGAATCTGATTGACATCAACAAGTCCTGTTTTCTGAAAACCAAAAGAAGTTGGAATATTAACATTTCTTATTTTCGCCATTTTTTGTAATTTGTCTTCTGAATAATAAATATATTCTTTAAACTCTATTGAAGGATATCTTGTAAATTGAGGAGGTGTGGGATATATAGTTGAAAAACTGTTTAACATAATATCAAATTGTTTTTCAAAAAATGCTTTTTTCTTACTCAATTTTCCAATAAGTTCAGGAGAAGGTGCTTTTTCTTTTTCTGTTTCATATTTTTTAACTTCCTCATATTTTGTTTTAATTTCATTTTCAATTTTTTTTACTTCCTGGTTTATTTTGCGGTTTAAAAATTGACCACCACCTATTATTCCTGCAACTACTATTAGTGATAATATCAACGAATGTCTTTTAATTAAATTTAAAATTTTCTTCATTTTAGAGTTAAAAGTAAAGAAAATTCTATCTTATTTTTTTCTTTGTTTACTTCACATAAAGAGATATCAACTTTTTGTATGAAATCAAGTTTACTCAATCTATCAACAAAATCTTTAAAATCATTAAAAGCAGTTTTAATATCACCAATAATTACTTCTCCGAATATAGTAAATACATTTCCACTTTCAACTGTAACTCCTTGTGGTTGCGAAGGTTGCTGTTGAGATTCAGGACCGGGTGGTTGTGACGGACCCTGTGGAGCTTCTGGAGGTGGAGGTGCTTCAGGTCCTCCCTGTGGAACAGGTGGCATCTCTGGTGCTTGTGGAAATCCTTGGGAAGTTATACCTGTTCCTGAAGGAGTTGTAGTTGTACTTCCCGGTGTTATAGAAGTAATATAAATTTTACTACTTGGTAATGTTTCTCCAATTGAAAGAATTCTTTTCAACCATATATTTTTCTTATCAAGTAAATTTTGGACAATCCCAACTTTTCCATTAATTTCGTTTATCTCTTTTTCAAGTTTTTCTACCTCTGGTTTATACTTTTCATACTGATTTAAAGAAACTTCTATTTCCTTTAATATTCCTTCAAGCATTATTTTATCCTGATTAAAAAAAAGAATTGGTGTAATTGATATTATACCAGCCATTATAACTGAAAGATAAATATAAGGTCTGTTGGCTCTAAATTCTTTTAATCTTTCTATTTCTTCGGGTAAAAAATTAATGTTTATAAATACAGGCATAACTTTTCTCAATCCAATTCCTATCGCAGTAACAAGTTCAAAATCTTTTTCCTTTAAATAATCGTACTCTGGAAGAACTTCTATATTTTCCAGAGGTTTAAAATAAAAAACAGGCATTCTTCCTTTTTCTTCTAAATATTCTTTCAATCCTTTTAATTGAGAAGAACCACCACATATATATAGACCTTCAACTTCCGGTCCTTTTAAGGTAAATCTCCAGTAATCTATTGAATTTTGTAATTCTGTGTTTAAACTATCAAGTATACTTGATACGGCTTTATTTCCCATTCCCATTTCTTTTTTTATGTTTTCTGCTTCAGAAAATGACTTTCCTTCAACCTCAGCAACATTTGTTGTAATGGTATTTCCTGATACAGTTAAAGACCTTACAAGAAATTTTTCTCTGTAATTTATTATCAAATTTGACGAATTTGCTCCTATTTCAAGTAAGCCAAGACATTTTTCTCTTCCAATATTTTTTAAAAATAGAAAAATATTTATAAGTGCAAAAAGGTCTGTATCAATGAAAATAGGTTCTATTCCAAGAGAAAAAATTTTCCCAAGGTGTTCACTTAGAATCTCCCTTTTTATTGCTCCAAGTAAAACATTATAATTTTGTTCTGTTTCTTCAAAAATCTGGTATTTCCAGTTTACAACTTCAAGAGGAAAGGGAATTTGTTGCTGTACTTCATATTTAAGTATATCTTTAAGTTTTTTTAAAGGAACTTTTGGTACATTTAAACTTCTAACAAGAACTCCTCTCCCTGATATAGAAACATAAAAATTTTTTGAATGTAGAGAATTTATAAAATTTTTACCCTCTGTTTTTAAATAGTTATCAATTTCTTCGGGTGGAATATTTGATATATCACATTCATTATAGTAACTTAAAGTTATTTTCCCTCCTGAATATTCCAAATCAATTGCTCTTAATTTCGTTGAACCTATATCCAAAATTAAGTTTTTTCTCCCACCCAATTTCACCTTTTGCTCCCTAATCTATATTTTTTTATAGTTGCGGGGGGCCGATTTGAACGGCCGACCTCCAGGTTATGGGCCTGGCGAGCTACCACTGCTCCACCCCGCAATGAAATTTATATTACCAACTTATTCAATGATTGTCAAGTTTTTCAATGTTGTAATAATATCTTTTTCTATCTCTATTATCTTATTTTTTATTTTGTTCTTAATTTCTTCTTCTTTTGACAATCTTTTTTCTAATTTATGAATAACCTCGTAAAGTTCTATAAGATAAAAAATAAGTATGTCAATTTTATCAAATGTTTTATATTCTTTTTCAAATGTTTTATATTTTTCATCTATTTCTTTAGCAATTTTGTTAATCTCATTTGAAGAAAAAGAAGAGTGAATTGTATAATTTTTACCAAGAATGTTTATTTTATGCATTTTTACCTCTCAATTGTGCATTAAATTTTTTTTCAATTTTATCAATTATGCTTTTTTCAAAATTATCGACTTCGTAATTTTCAAGTGTTTTTTCATGTAAACGAAATATTATTGAGAAACTTATACTTATTTTACCTTCAGGAATGTTTTTACCACTATAAACATCAAAGAGTTCAATTTTTTCTATAGGTAGATTTAATTTTTTTATTTCACTTTCGATTTCCTTCCAGTTAACATTTTCAGAAATAATAAATGAGAAATCTCTCTGAGAAAAAGGGAATTTAGGTAATTGTTTAAATTTTTTTTCAAAGTTTGAATATTGTAAAAGTTTATCCAGTAAAATTTCACAGACATAAACTTCAGTTTCTATTCCATAAAAGTTTTTCAATTCATCAATGGGTATAAATAAATTTCCTATTTTATCATCAAAAAAGTAAATATCACAGTTTGCTTCCTCCTGTGCTAAAAAAAAGTTATTTTTTATAAAACTCACTTCTTTCAAGCCACATTTTTCAAGAAAATGTTCAATTTTTCCTTTAAAATCAAAAAAAGTTCCACTGTTTAATGAAATGAGTGTAATAGATTGTAATTCTAAGTATCTATTTTCTTCCCTTTTAAAAATTTTCCCGAATTCAAAAATCTCAATTTTTTTGTTTTGATGTGAAATATTATATTTTAGTACTTCAAAAAGATTAAAAATTAAAGAATTTCTCAAAAAAGAAAACATTTGTGATAATGGATTTTCTATTTTTATTGCGTTAAGATTGAATTTTTTAACAACTTCATCAGAAATAAAACTCAAAGTTATTGTTTCCATGAATCCAAGATTAACAAGAATATTTTTCATGTTTTTTACTAATTCATAACTTGAATTTAATGAAAAAGGATTAATATTAACCACAGGCATTTCTGAAGGAATATCTGAATATTTTCTATATTTTGCAATCTCTTCTATAATATCAATTTCTTCTTTTAAATCTTTCCTGGTTTCCGGTATTTTTAAAAGTAAAATGTTATTTTTTTCTTCTATTGAAAAATCCATTTTACTAAATAAATTTTTTAAAAATTCTTTTTCTATCTGTATTCCAAGGATTTTTTCTACTTTTTCCTTATCAACATATATTTTATTTTCAGAAATAATCTGATTTCCGGCAAAATTATGTTTTCCTATTTTCCCTCCACAGTGTTTTTTTATCATTATGGTTACTCTTTCCATTCCATTTTTAGCCATAGAAACGCTTAATCCCTTTTCAAATCTCAAAGATGCTTCAGTAACAAGTCCTAATTTTTTACTACCTTTTCTTATTAAAACAGGATTAAAATA of bacterium contains these proteins:
- the pilM gene encoding pilus assembly protein PilM codes for the protein MKLGGRKNLILDIGSTKLRAIDLEYSGGKITLSYYNECDISNIPPEEIDNYLKTEGKNFINSLHSKNFYVSISGRGVLVRSLNVPKVPLKKLKDILKYEVQQQIPFPLEVVNWKYQIFEETEQNYNVLLGAIKREILSEHLGKIFSLGIEPIFIDTDLFALINIFLFLKNIGREKCLGLLEIGANSSNLIINYREKFLVRSLTVSGNTITTNVAEVEGKSFSEAENIKKEMGMGNKAVSSILDSLNTELQNSIDYWRFTLKGPEVEGLYICGGSSQLKGLKEYLEEKGRMPVFYFKPLENIEVLPEYDYLKEKDFELVTAIGIGLRKVMPVFININFLPEEIERLKEFRANRPYIYLSVIMAGIISITPILFFNQDKIMLEGILKEIEVSLNQYEKYKPEVEKLEKEINEINGKVGIVQNLLDKKNIWLKRILSIGETLPSSKIYITSITPGSTTTTPSGTGITSQGFPQAPEMPPVPQGGPEAPPPPEAPQGPSQPPGPESQQQPSQPQGVTVESGNVFTIFGEVIIGDIKTAFNDFKDFVDRLSKLDFIQKVDISLCEVNKEKNKIEFSLLLTLK
- a CDS encoding cell division protein ZapA; its protein translation is MHKINILGKNYTIHSSFSSNEINKIAKEIDEKYKTFEKEYKTFDKIDILIFYLIELYEVIHKLEKRLSKEEEIKNKIKNKIIEIEKDIITTLKNLTIIE
- the pheT gene encoding phenylalanine--tRNA ligase subunit beta — encoded protein: MKYTYKTLMNYIDGEIKKDDFINYLTILGLNPKIIREYKDDFIFELETPANRPDLLSFIGIIKEIIPFGNIFLKNLREEITEEITDFIPIEIENENDCPYYSCRIVKNIDNKLSSGDFRKIIENIGFRPSLQVVDISNLVMCETGQPLHIFDFDKIKGKIIVRKGKKGEKIITIDGKERDVEDILVIADEEKPIAIAGIMGGMNTEVTYNTRNILIESAYFNPVLIRKGSKKLGLVTEASLRFEKGLSVSMAKNGMERVTIMIKKHCGGKIGKHNFAGNQIISENKIYVDKEKVEKILGIQIEKEFLKNLFSKMDFSIEEKNNILLLKIPETRKDLKEEIDIIEEIAKYRKYSDIPSEMPVVNINPFSLNSSYELVKNMKNILVNLGFMETITLSFISDEVVKKFNLNAIKIENPLSQMFSFLRNSLIFNLFEVLKYNISHQNKKIEIFEFGKIFKREENRYLELQSITLISLNSGTFFDFKGKIEHFLEKCGLKEVSFIKNNFFLAQEEANCDIYFFDDKIGNLFIPIDELKNFYGIETEVYVCEILLDKLLQYSNFEKKFKQLPKFPFSQRDFSFIISENVNWKEIESEIKKLNLPIEKIELFDVYSGKNIPEGKISISFSIIFRLHEKTLENYEVDNFEKSIIDKIEKKFNAQLRGKNA